In one Sphaeramia orbicularis unplaced genomic scaffold, fSphaOr1.1, whole genome shotgun sequence genomic region, the following are encoded:
- the LOC115416613 gene encoding inward rectifier potassium channel 16-like, whose amino-acid sequence MLQYTSVSPDDIHLKTDHGKKTGRYVRKEGSCNVVFRHVPAEWLLFVTDIFTTLVEIRWRVMFLIFALSYILSWLFFGIVFWVIALAHGDVKDHGDEPCVYEVYSFTAAFLFSLETQTTIGYGFRGMSENCMIAIVAVTVQDVVSCFIDTFVIGIVVAKMASARKRAQTIGFSNSAVINLRDGHLCVSWRVGDFRRHHLVEGTARAQIVRSTVHATGKMDVIYEDLVIQQREIALVTPTTICHRIDSDSPLYQMSLVDLRSAAFELVVSFTYTDDTTGILHQTRTSYTPDEILWGQLFQEMIRVGRRSYRVDYSLFNQTAKVLVPVVSAEEYDRKKQLRPSPRNSPRHSPGSSPRLSSRPQHQCENLLKPPTVTVELVYDRENKPVDAVAPPDKFTTREL is encoded by the coding sequence ATGCTTCAGTACACATCAGTGAGTCCAGACGACATCCACCTGAAGACTGACCATGGAAAGAAGACCGGTCGCTACGTACGGAAAGAAGGCAGCTGCAACGTGGTTTTCCGCCATGTCCCCGCCGAATGGCTGCTGTTCGTGACGGACATCTTTACCACGCTGGTGGAGATCCGCTGGAGGGTGATGTTCCTCATATTCGCCCTGTCTTACATCCTGTCCTGGCTCTTCTTTGGAATCGTCTTCTGGGTCATCGCTCTGGCCCACGGAGACGTCAAAGACCACGGTGACGAGCCATGCGTCTACGAGGTCTACAGCTTCACTGCCGCTTTCCTGTTCTCGCTGGAAACCCAGACCACCATCGGCTACGGTTTCAGAGGCATGTCCGAGAACTGCATGATCGCCATCGTCGCCGTCACCGTCCAGGATGTGGTGAGCTGCTTCATCGATACTTTCGTAATCGGAATTGTCGTTGCAAAAATGGCGTCGGCCAGAAAAAGAGCGCAGACTATCGGCTTCAGTAACAGCGCCGTCATCAACCTCCGCGACGGTCACTTGTGCGTTTCCTGGCGAGTGGGGGATTTCCGCAGGCATCACCTGGTGGAGGGGACGGCTCGCGCTCAGATCGTACGCTCCACAGTCCATGCCACCGGCAAAATGGATGTGATCTACGAAGACCTGGTCATCCAGCAGAGGGAAATCGCATTGGTCACGCCGACGACCATCTGCCACAGGATCGACTCCGACAGCCCGCTTTACCAGATGAGCTTAGTGGATCTGCGCAGCGCCGCCTTTGAGCTGGTGGTGTCGTTCACCTACACCGACGACACCACTGGGATCCTGCATCAGACTCGGACCTCGTACACTCCTGACGAGATCCTGTGGGGTCAGCTGTTCCAGGAGATGATCCGGGTGGGCCGCAGGTCCTACAGAGTGGACTACAGTCTGTTTAACCAGACCGCCAAAGTCCTGGTTCCTGTCGTCAGCGCCGAGGAGTATGACCGCAAGAAGCAGCTCCGGCCTTCGCCTCGGAACTCGCCGCGACACTCGCCCGGATCTTCCCCTCGGCTCTCGTCAAGACCGCAGCATCAATGCGAAAACCTCCTGAAACCACCGACGGTAACGGTGGAGCTGGTGTACGACAGAGAAAACAAACCTGTGGACGCGGTGGCGCCGCCGGACAAGTTCACGACTAGAGAACTGTAA